A stretch of Acidobacteriota bacterium DNA encodes these proteins:
- a CDS encoding type II toxin-antitoxin system RelE/ParE family toxin, with translation MKVNWTAAARAQLRDIRGFVARSSPQYATKMVDRLTLRSQQIASFPRSGRIVPEANDVNIREVLEGPYRLIYHILEDEIDIIAVVHGARQWPEEP, from the coding sequence ATGAAGGTGAACTGGACCGCCGCGGCACGCGCTCAATTGCGCGATATCCGAGGGTTTGTCGCCCGCTCTTCTCCTCAGTATGCGACCAAGATGGTTGATCGGCTCACGCTGCGGTCTCAGCAGATCGCCAGCTTCCCACGCTCAGGACGCATCGTACCAGAGGCGAACGATGTCAATATCCGCGAGGTACTCGAGGGGCCGTATCGTCTCATCTACCACATCCTCGAAGACGAGATCGATATCATTGCTGTTGTGCATGGCGCGCGGCA